The following are encoded in a window of Nilaparvata lugens isolate BPH chromosome 13, ASM1435652v1, whole genome shotgun sequence genomic DNA:
- the LOC111050386 gene encoding dnaJ homolog subfamily C member 3 has protein sequence MEYFQASNWKIYSTWMFLISFDVVLQGSDGSLSKAEIENHLELGRDLLAKGRLQDALSHYHAAVEGDPNNYLTYFKRGTIYLALGKARLAISDLNRVLELKPDFTAARLQRANTLLKQGQLNEAKQEFENVLKLQDNEEAHNGFRMADQLQNDYDNAQFLMKGGSFGDAIEVLNPIIESCPWSSQLRELRSHCHLSSGNTMAAIWDLKSTTKLQPDNTAGYYKLSMLHYQLGEYQDSLREVRECLKLDPEHSDCFPHYKKVKKIEKFLTDCQTALENKEYSDCVDSANKVLKNEPDVAMIRYAALVQLCQCHLHNNEAGKSVKACGEALAINKEPAVLCDRAEAYIKNDMYDEAIKDYHDALDINDSFKRAKEGIVRAQKLRKQTEKRDYYKILGVKKTATKKEIVKAYRKAAQTWHPDNFQEGDEKKKAEKMFIDIAAAKEVLTDEEKRKKFDMGDDPLDPESPEMHGDFNPFQQFHQFHGSPFQFKFQFN, from the exons ATGGAATATTTCCAGGCAtcaaattggaaaatttattcGACATGGATGTTTCTTATTTCATTCGATGTCGTGCTGCAAG GTAGTGACGGGTCTCTTTCAAAAGCAGAAATTGAAAATCACCTTGAATTAGGAAGAGATCTTTTAGCTAAGGGTAGATTACAAGATGCCTTGTCACATTATCATGCAGCTGTGG AAGGAGATCCAAACAACTACTTAACATATTTCAAGCGAGGAACTATCTATTTAGCATTAGGAAAAGCCAGACTAGCAATATCGGATCTGAACAGAGTTCTGGAACTGAAACCTGACTTCACAGCT GCAAGGTTACAAAGAGCCAATACATTATTGAAGCAAGGTCAGCTCAATGAAGCAAAGCAGGAATTCGAAAATGTT TTGAAACTTCAAGATAATGAAGAAGCTCACAATGGGTTTAGGATGGCCGATCAATTGCAAAATGATTATGATAATGctcaatttttaatgaaaggAGGAAGTTTCGGGGACGCCATTGAAGTATTGAATCCAATAATTGAG TCATGTCCATGGTCGTCGCAGCTTCGAGAGTTGCGCTCACACTGCCATCTGTCGTCGGGAAACACGATGGCCGCCATTTGGGACCTCAAGTCCACCACCAAACTCCAACCCGACAACACTGCCGGATATTATAAACTTTCCATGCTGCACTATCAGCTGGGAGAGTATCAGGACTCGTTGAG AGAAGTCCGAGAGTGCCTTAAACTAGACCCAGAACACAGCGACTGTTTTCCACATTATAAGAAagtgaagaaaattgaaaaattcctcACCGACTGCCAGACTGCCTTAGAAAACAAGGAATATTCTGATTGTGTCGATTCAGCAAATAAG GTGTTGAAGAACGAGCCGGACGTGGCAATGATCAGATACGCGGCGTTGGTCCAGCTTTGCCAGTGCCACCTGCACAACAACGAGGCCGGCAAAAGTGTGAAGGCCTGTGGCGAGGCCCTCGCCATCAACAAGGAGCCGGCCGTTCTCTGCGACCGCGCCGAAGCCTACATCAAGAACGACATGTACGACGAAG CAATAAAAGACTACCACGATGCCTTAGATATCAATGACTCATTCAAGAGGGCGAAGGAGGGAATTGTGAGGGCGCAGAAGCTGCGAAAACAAACTGAAAAGAGAGACTACTATAAAATTTTGGGCGTGAAAAAGACTGCCACCAAAAAGGAAATCGTCAAAGCTTACAG AAAAGCAGCTCAAACGTGGCACCCGGACAATTTCCAGGAGGGCGATGAAAAGAAAAAAGCcgaaaaaatgtttattgacaTTGCCGCTGCCAAAGAGGTCTTAACAGACGAAG